From Streptomyces fungicidicus, one genomic window encodes:
- a CDS encoding leucyl aminopeptidase, translating into MTALTLSTAAVPGLRADAIVIGVAKGTASKAGGPVVAPGAEAVDQAYDGGLAGVLETLGASGAEGEVTKLPAPSGFKAPLVVAVGLGARPGKDSGYDGEALRRAAGVAARTLAGSKKAVFALPVTDAAGAGAVAEGVLLGAYSFDAYKDNGKNSGNGRNGKAPLAEGVLLGGKPRDKAFKAAVERATAVAEELNRARDLINTPPNDLDPEAFAAVAQAAAKEHGIKVQVLDEKALTKGGYGGILGVGAGSAAGPRLVKLSYTSSKAKKHLALVGKGITYDSGGISLKPAGHNETMKCDMSGAAAVFAAVVAAARLGLEVNVTGWLALAENMPSGSATRPGDVLRMYSGKTVEVLNTDAEGRLVLADALWAASAEKPDAIVDVATLTGAMVLALGNRTFGIMANDDAFRSAVHEAAEEVGEPAWQMPLPEHLRKGMDSATADIANMGERMGGGLVAGLFLREFVGEGITWAHLDIAGPAFNEGGPFGYTPKGGTGSAVRTLVRIAELAAAGEIG; encoded by the coding sequence GTGACTGCTCTCACTCTCAGCACCGCCGCGGTCCCCGGCCTGCGGGCCGACGCGATCGTGATCGGTGTCGCCAAGGGCACTGCGTCAAAGGCCGGGGGTCCGGTCGTCGCGCCGGGCGCCGAGGCCGTGGACCAGGCGTACGACGGCGGGCTCGCCGGGGTCCTGGAGACCCTCGGCGCGTCCGGCGCCGAGGGCGAGGTGACGAAGCTCCCCGCGCCGTCCGGCTTCAAGGCGCCGCTCGTGGTGGCGGTGGGCCTCGGCGCCCGGCCCGGCAAGGACTCCGGCTACGACGGCGAGGCACTGCGCCGCGCCGCCGGTGTCGCCGCCCGCACCCTCGCCGGCTCCAAGAAGGCCGTCTTCGCCCTCCCCGTGACGGACGCCGCCGGCGCCGGCGCGGTCGCCGAGGGCGTGCTGCTCGGCGCGTACTCCTTCGACGCCTACAAGGACAACGGCAAGAACTCCGGGAACGGCAGGAACGGCAAGGCGCCGCTCGCCGAGGGCGTGCTGCTCGGCGGCAAGCCCCGCGACAAGGCGTTCAAGGCCGCCGTGGAGCGGGCCACCGCCGTCGCCGAGGAGCTCAACCGCGCCCGCGACCTGATCAACACCCCGCCGAACGACCTCGACCCCGAGGCGTTCGCGGCCGTCGCCCAGGCGGCGGCCAAGGAGCACGGCATCAAGGTGCAGGTGCTCGACGAGAAGGCCCTCACCAAGGGCGGCTACGGCGGCATCCTCGGCGTCGGCGCCGGGTCGGCGGCGGGACCGCGCCTGGTGAAGCTGTCCTACACCTCGTCGAAGGCGAAGAAGCACCTCGCGCTGGTCGGCAAGGGCATCACCTACGACTCGGGCGGCATCTCGCTGAAGCCGGCCGGGCACAACGAGACGATGAAGTGCGACATGAGCGGCGCCGCCGCCGTGTTCGCCGCGGTGGTCGCCGCCGCGCGTCTCGGCCTGGAGGTCAACGTCACCGGCTGGCTGGCGCTGGCCGAGAACATGCCGTCCGGCTCCGCGACCCGCCCGGGTGACGTGCTGCGCATGTACAGCGGCAAGACCGTGGAGGTGCTCAACACCGACGCCGAGGGCCGGCTGGTCCTCGCGGACGCGCTGTGGGCGGCCTCCGCGGAGAAGCCGGACGCGATCGTGGACGTCGCCACGCTGACCGGGGCGATGGTGCTCGCGCTGGGCAACCGCACGTTCGGGATCATGGCGAACGACGACGCGTTCCGCTCCGCGGTGCACGAGGCGGCCGAGGAGGTCGGCGAGCCGGCGTGGCAGATGCCGCTGCCGGAGCACCTGCGCAAGGGCATGGACTCGGCGACCGCCGACATCGCCAACATGGGCGAGCGGATGGGCGGCGGGCTGGTCGCCGGGCTGTTCCTGCGCGAGTTCGTGGGCGAGGGGATCACCTGGGCGCACCTCGACATCGCCGGGCCGGCGTTCAACGAGGGCGGGCCGTTCGGGTACACGCCCAAGGGCGGGACGGGGTCCGCGGTGCGGACGCTGGTCCGGATCGCCGAGCTGGCGGCCGCGGGGGAGATCGGCTGA
- the lpdA gene encoding dihydrolipoyl dehydrogenase: MANDASTVFDLVILGGGSGGYAAALRGAQLGLDVALIEKDKVGGTCLHRGCIPTKALLHAGEVADQARESAAVGVKATFEGIDIAGVHKYKDGVISGLYKGLQGLVASRKVTYIEGEGRLSSPTSVDVNGQRIQGRHILLATGSVPKSLPGLNIDGDRIISSDHALVLDRVPKSAVILGGGVIGVEFASAWKSFGTEVTVVEGLKHLVPVEDENSSKLLERAFRKRGIKFNLGTFFEKAEYTQDGVKVTLADGKEFEAEILLVAIGRGPVSQGLGYEEAGVAMDRGYVLVDEYMRTNVPTISAVGDLVPTLQLAHVGFAEGILVAERLAGLKTVPIDYDGVPRVTYCHPEVASVGITEAKAKEIYGADKVVALKYNLAGNGRSKILQTAGEIKLVQVKDGAVVGVHMVGDRMGEQVGEAQLIYNWEALPAEVAQLIHAHPTQSEALGEAHLALAGKPLHAHD, from the coding sequence GTGGCGAACGACGCCAGCACCGTTTTCGACCTAGTGATCCTCGGCGGTGGCAGTGGCGGTTACGCCGCGGCCCTGCGCGGGGCGCAGCTGGGCCTGGACGTCGCCCTGATCGAGAAGGACAAGGTCGGCGGTACCTGCCTGCACCGGGGATGCATCCCCACCAAAGCCCTGCTGCACGCGGGCGAGGTCGCCGACCAGGCCCGCGAGAGCGCGGCGGTCGGCGTCAAGGCGACCTTCGAGGGCATCGACATCGCGGGTGTCCACAAGTACAAGGACGGGGTCATCTCCGGCCTGTACAAGGGCCTCCAGGGCCTCGTGGCCTCCCGCAAGGTGACCTACATCGAGGGTGAGGGCCGGCTGTCCTCCCCCACCTCCGTCGACGTGAACGGCCAGCGGATCCAGGGCCGGCACATCCTGCTGGCGACGGGCTCCGTGCCGAAGTCGCTGCCCGGCCTGAACATCGACGGCGACCGGATCATCTCCTCCGACCACGCCCTCGTCCTGGACCGCGTGCCGAAGTCCGCGGTCATCCTGGGCGGCGGCGTCATCGGCGTCGAGTTCGCCTCCGCGTGGAAGTCCTTCGGCACCGAGGTGACCGTCGTCGAGGGTCTGAAGCACCTCGTCCCGGTCGAGGACGAGAACTCCTCCAAGCTGCTGGAGCGCGCCTTCCGCAAGCGCGGCATCAAGTTCAACCTGGGCACCTTCTTCGAGAAGGCCGAGTACACCCAGGACGGCGTCAAGGTCACCCTCGCCGACGGCAAGGAGTTCGAGGCCGAGATCCTGCTCGTCGCCATCGGCCGCGGCCCGGTCTCCCAGGGCCTGGGCTACGAGGAGGCCGGGGTCGCCATGGACCGCGGCTACGTGCTCGTCGACGAGTACATGCGCACCAACGTTCCGACGATCTCCGCCGTCGGTGACCTGGTCCCGACCCTCCAGCTGGCGCACGTCGGCTTCGCCGAGGGCATCCTCGTGGCGGAGCGGCTGGCCGGTCTGAAGACCGTCCCGATCGACTACGACGGCGTGCCGCGGGTGACGTACTGCCACCCCGAGGTCGCCTCCGTCGGCATCACCGAGGCCAAGGCCAAGGAGATCTACGGTGCGGACAAGGTCGTCGCCCTGAAGTACAACCTTGCGGGCAACGGCCGGAGCAAGATCCTCCAGACCGCGGGCGAGATCAAGCTCGTCCAGGTCAAGGACGGTGCGGTGGTCGGCGTCCACATGGTCGGCGACCGCATGGGCGAGCAGGTCGGCGAGGCCCAGCTGATCTACAACTGGGAGGCGCTGCCCGCCGAGGTGGCCCAGCTGATCCACGCCCACCCGACCCAGAGCGAGGCGCTCGGCGAGGCCCACCTGGCCCTGGCCGGCAAGCCCCTGCACGCGCACGACTGA
- the sucB gene encoding 2-oxoglutarate dehydrogenase, E2 component, dihydrolipoamide succinyltransferase: MAVSVTLPALGESVTEGTVTRWLKAEGERVEADEPLLEVSTDKVDTEIPAPASGVLSSIKVAEDETVEVGAELALIDDGSGTPAAEQAPAAEQAAPPAPAPEPQAQPSAEQPAPAPAPTAEAAAGGGGSAQGTDVVLPALGESVTEGTVTRWLKSVGDSVEADEPLLEVSTDKVDTEIPAPASGTLLEIVVGEDETAEVGAKLAVIGEAGAAPAAAPAPAAPEAPAQPEPTPAPAAPAAAPAPAPQQAAPAPAPAAPAPAPQAPAAPAPAAAPAPAAAPAAPAAAQATDDGAYVTPLVRKLAAENGVDLSTVKGTGVGGRIRKQDVTAAAEAAKAAAPAPAPAAAAPAAKKAPALEASPLRGQTVKMPRIRKVIGDNMVKALHEQAQLSSVVEVDVTRLMKLRARAKDAFAAREGVKLSPMPFFVKAAAQALKAHAPINAKINEAEGTITYFDSENIGIAVDSEKGLMTPVIKNAGDLNIAGIAKATAELAGKVRGNKITPDELSGATFTISNTGSRGALFDTIIVPPGQVAILGIGATVKRPAVIETEEGTVIGVRDMTYLTLSYDHRLVDGADAARYLTAVKAILEAGEFEVELGL; this comes from the coding sequence ATGGCGGTTTCCGTAACCCTTCCGGCGCTCGGCGAGAGCGTCACCGAGGGCACTGTCACCCGCTGGCTGAAGGCCGAGGGTGAGCGCGTCGAGGCCGACGAGCCGCTGCTCGAGGTCTCCACCGACAAGGTCGACACCGAGATCCCCGCGCCCGCCTCCGGCGTGCTGTCCTCCATCAAGGTCGCCGAGGACGAGACGGTCGAGGTCGGCGCCGAGCTGGCGCTGATCGACGACGGCAGCGGCACCCCCGCGGCCGAGCAGGCACCCGCCGCCGAGCAGGCCGCCCCGCCGGCTCCCGCCCCGGAGCCGCAGGCCCAGCCGTCCGCCGAGCAGCCCGCCCCAGCCCCGGCGCCCACCGCCGAGGCCGCCGCCGGCGGCGGCGGCTCCGCGCAGGGCACGGACGTGGTCCTGCCCGCGCTGGGCGAGTCCGTCACCGAGGGCACCGTCACCCGCTGGCTGAAGTCGGTCGGTGACAGCGTCGAGGCCGACGAGCCGCTGCTGGAGGTGTCGACGGACAAGGTCGACACCGAGATCCCCGCGCCCGCCTCCGGCACCCTGCTGGAGATCGTGGTCGGCGAGGACGAGACGGCCGAGGTCGGCGCCAAGCTCGCCGTCATCGGCGAGGCGGGTGCCGCTCCGGCGGCCGCCCCCGCCCCGGCCGCCCCCGAGGCCCCGGCGCAGCCCGAGCCCACCCCGGCCCCGGCCGCCCCGGCTGCGGCCCCGGCTCCGGCTCCGCAGCAGGCCGCTCCGGCGCCCGCTCCGGCCGCTCCGGCTCCGGCCCCGCAGGCGCCCGCCGCCCCGGCCCCGGCCGCCGCCCCGGCTCCCGCTGCCGCTCCGGCCGCCCCCGCCGCCGCGCAGGCCACGGACGACGGCGCCTACGTGACCCCGCTGGTGCGCAAGCTCGCCGCCGAGAACGGCGTCGACCTGTCCACCGTCAAGGGCACCGGCGTCGGCGGCCGTATCCGCAAGCAGGACGTCACCGCCGCCGCCGAGGCCGCGAAGGCCGCGGCTCCGGCTCCGGCGCCCGCCGCCGCAGCGCCCGCCGCGAAGAAGGCCCCCGCCCTGGAGGCCTCCCCGCTGCGCGGCCAGACCGTGAAGATGCCGCGGATCCGCAAGGTCATCGGCGACAACATGGTCAAGGCGCTGCACGAGCAGGCCCAGCTGTCCTCGGTCGTCGAGGTCGACGTCACCCGCCTGATGAAGCTGCGCGCCCGCGCCAAGGACGCGTTCGCGGCCCGTGAGGGCGTCAAGCTCTCCCCGATGCCGTTCTTCGTCAAGGCCGCGGCCCAGGCGCTGAAGGCCCACGCGCCGATCAACGCCAAGATCAACGAGGCCGAGGGGACCATCACCTACTTCGACTCCGAGAACATCGGTATCGCGGTGGACTCCGAGAAGGGCCTGATGACCCCGGTCATCAAGAACGCCGGCGACCTCAACATCGCCGGCATCGCCAAGGCCACGGCGGAGCTGGCGGGCAAGGTCCGCGGCAACAAGATCACCCCGGACGAGCTGTCCGGCGCGACCTTCACCATCAGCAACACCGGTTCGCGCGGCGCGCTGTTCGACACGATCATCGTGCCCCCGGGCCAGGTCGCGATCCTCGGCATCGGCGCCACGGTCAAGCGTCCGGCCGTCATCGAGACCGAGGAGGGTACGGTCATCGGCGTCCGCGACATGACCTACCTGACGCTCTCCTACGACCACCGCCTGGTGGACGGCGCCGACGCGGCCCGTTACCTGACGGCGGTCAAGGCGATCCTCGAGGCCGGCGAGTTCGAGGTCGAGCTCGGCCTGTGA
- a CDS encoding GntR family transcriptional regulator: protein MTAPVVHSLREQIREHILEGIISGRWQPGERIVERRIATELEVSQTPVREALRELESLRLIESAPNKGVRVRNLTAADLEESYPVRAGLEAIAAELAAGRLAEDCSALEPHVAALYEADRLSDGTGQVRHTVAFHRELVRAAGNSVLLHTWEGLGIEVFTALSIRWLGTVQQSYAEEHEELVAAFRRRDPLIAELVKAHVLGCAPRA, encoded by the coding sequence ATGACCGCGCCCGTCGTCCACTCGCTGCGCGAACAGATCCGCGAGCACATCCTGGAAGGGATCATCAGCGGACGCTGGCAGCCGGGCGAGCGGATCGTGGAGCGGCGGATCGCGACGGAACTCGAGGTCAGCCAGACCCCCGTGCGGGAGGCGCTGCGTGAGCTGGAGTCGCTGCGGCTGATCGAGTCGGCGCCCAACAAGGGCGTGCGGGTCCGGAACCTGACGGCGGCCGACCTGGAGGAGAGCTACCCGGTCCGGGCGGGGCTGGAGGCGATCGCGGCGGAGCTGGCCGCCGGGCGGCTGGCGGAGGACTGCTCGGCGCTGGAGCCGCACGTGGCCGCGCTGTACGAGGCGGACCGGCTGTCCGACGGGACGGGGCAGGTGCGGCACACCGTGGCGTTCCACCGGGAGCTGGTGCGGGCCGCGGGGAACTCGGTGCTGCTGCACACCTGGGAGGGGCTGGGGATCGAGGTGTTCACGGCGCTGTCGATACGGTGGCTGGGCACCGTGCAGCAGTCGTACGCGGAGGAGCACGAGGAGCTGGTCGCCGCGTTCCGGCGGCGGGATCCGCTGATCGCCGAGCTGGTCAAGGCGCATGTGCTGGGGTGTGCGCCGCGGGCGTAG
- the aceE gene encoding pyruvate dehydrogenase (acetyl-transferring), homodimeric type has product MTDPNAIQPSELDQLPDRDPEETAEWQASLDAVTEAAGPHRAAYLMRRTLERAEGAGLALPKLLETDYVNTIPTAAEPAVDGDEAMEQRITAWNRWNAAAMVTRGSKYGVGGHIATFASAAWLYETGFNHFFRGKEGDGSGDQLYIQGHASPGIYARAFLDGRIDEAQLDNFRREAGGNGLPSYPHPRRLPWLWEFPTVSMGLGPISAIYQARFNRYLTSRGIKDVSDSHVWAFLGDGEMDEPESTTALTLASREQLDNLTFVINCNLQRLDGPVRANFKIVQELEAQFRGAGWNVIKTLWGTAWDELFRLDTTGALVRRLREVPDAQVQTYQTRDAAYIRQDFFGKDPALAEMAKLLSDDKILECFHLSRGGHESRKVYAAYKAALAHKGAPTVILAQTVKGHTLGEGFASKNANHQMKKLTVDEFKAMRDRLELPVSDAQFVDGVVPYVHPGADSPEVRYLQERRAALGGPAPARRVHPVAPLPQPADKAFAAFDKGSGSQNVATTMAFVRLVKDLVRDKETGKRWVPIVPDEARTFGMESLFPSLGIYSPMGQTYEPVDRDQLMYYKEAKNGQIFNEGITEAGAMAEFVAASTSYSTHGETMIPFYIYYSMFGWQRTGDQMWQLGDQLGRGFLVGATAGRTTLTGEGLQHADGHSPVIAATNPAALTYDPAFAYEIGVIVKEGLRRMFGEAGPDEDQNVFYYLTVYNEPLPQPAKPSAAGIDEGIVKGLYRFNTAESAGVSPAANAPRIQLLGSGTAIHWALKAQRLLAEEWGVAADVWSATSWTELRRDAMEADEALLRGEERVPFVQQALQGAEGPVLAVSDYMRQVPDQIAQWVEQDYSSLGADGFGLSDTRDAARRHFGVDAESIVVAALAQLARRGEVQAAAVKEAREKYGL; this is encoded by the coding sequence ATGACCGACCCCAACGCCATCCAGCCGAGCGAGCTCGATCAGCTCCCGGACCGCGACCCCGAGGAGACCGCCGAGTGGCAGGCCTCCCTGGACGCCGTCACCGAGGCGGCCGGGCCGCACCGTGCCGCGTACCTGATGCGCCGCACGCTGGAGCGTGCCGAGGGCGCCGGCCTCGCGCTGCCCAAGCTGCTCGAGACCGACTACGTCAACACCATCCCCACCGCCGCCGAGCCCGCCGTGGACGGCGACGAGGCGATGGAGCAGCGGATCACCGCGTGGAACCGCTGGAACGCGGCGGCGATGGTGACCCGCGGCAGCAAGTACGGCGTCGGCGGCCACATCGCCACCTTCGCCTCCGCGGCCTGGCTCTACGAGACCGGCTTCAACCACTTCTTCCGCGGCAAGGAAGGCGACGGCTCGGGCGACCAGCTCTACATCCAGGGCCACGCCTCCCCCGGCATCTACGCCCGCGCCTTCCTCGACGGCCGGATCGACGAGGCGCAGCTCGACAACTTCCGCCGCGAGGCCGGGGGCAACGGACTGCCGTCGTACCCGCACCCGCGGCGTCTGCCCTGGCTGTGGGAGTTCCCCACCGTGTCGATGGGCCTCGGCCCGATCTCCGCGATCTACCAGGCGCGGTTCAACCGCTATCTGACCAGCCGCGGCATCAAGGACGTCTCCGACTCGCACGTCTGGGCGTTCCTCGGCGACGGCGAGATGGACGAGCCCGAGTCGACGACCGCGCTCACCCTCGCCTCCCGCGAGCAGCTGGACAACCTCACCTTCGTCATCAACTGCAACCTGCAGCGCCTCGACGGACCGGTCCGCGCCAACTTCAAGATCGTGCAGGAGCTGGAGGCCCAGTTCCGCGGCGCCGGCTGGAACGTCATCAAGACCCTGTGGGGCACGGCCTGGGACGAGCTGTTCCGGCTCGACACCACCGGCGCCCTGGTACGCCGGCTCCGCGAGGTGCCCGACGCGCAGGTGCAGACGTACCAGACGCGCGACGCCGCCTACATCCGCCAGGACTTCTTCGGCAAGGACCCGGCGCTCGCCGAGATGGCGAAGCTGCTCAGCGACGACAAGATCCTCGAGTGCTTCCACCTCTCCCGCGGCGGCCACGAGTCCCGCAAGGTGTACGCCGCCTACAAGGCCGCGCTCGCCCACAAGGGCGCGCCGACCGTGATCCTCGCGCAGACCGTCAAGGGCCACACCCTCGGTGAGGGCTTCGCCTCCAAGAACGCCAACCACCAGATGAAGAAGCTGACGGTGGACGAGTTCAAGGCGATGCGCGACCGGCTGGAACTGCCGGTCTCCGACGCGCAGTTCGTCGACGGCGTGGTGCCCTACGTGCACCCGGGCGCCGACTCCCCCGAGGTCCGCTACCTCCAGGAGCGCCGCGCCGCCCTCGGCGGTCCGGCCCCGGCCCGCCGCGTGCACCCGGTCGCGCCGCTGCCGCAGCCCGCCGACAAGGCGTTCGCCGCCTTCGACAAGGGCTCCGGCTCGCAGAACGTCGCCACCACCATGGCCTTCGTCCGCCTGGTCAAGGACCTCGTCCGCGACAAGGAGACCGGCAAGCGCTGGGTGCCGATCGTCCCCGACGAGGCGCGCACCTTCGGCATGGAGAGCCTCTTCCCGTCCCTCGGCATCTACTCGCCGATGGGCCAGACGTACGAGCCGGTCGACCGCGACCAGCTGATGTACTACAAGGAAGCCAAGAACGGCCAGATCTTCAACGAGGGCATCACCGAAGCCGGTGCCATGGCCGAGTTCGTCGCCGCCTCCACGTCGTACTCGACGCACGGCGAGACGATGATCCCGTTCTACATCTACTACTCGATGTTCGGCTGGCAGCGCACCGGCGACCAGATGTGGCAGCTCGGCGACCAGCTCGGCCGCGGCTTCCTGGTCGGCGCCACCGCCGGCCGCACCACGCTGACGGGCGAGGGCCTGCAGCACGCCGACGGCCACTCCCCGGTCATCGCGGCGACCAACCCGGCGGCACTGACGTACGACCCGGCGTTCGCGTACGAGATCGGCGTCATCGTCAAGGAGGGTCTGCGCCGGATGTTCGGCGAGGCCGGGCCGGACGAGGACCAGAACGTCTTCTACTACCTGACGGTCTACAACGAGCCGCTGCCGCAGCCCGCCAAGCCGTCGGCGGCCGGCATCGACGAGGGCATCGTCAAGGGCCTGTACCGCTTCAACACGGCGGAGTCCGCGGGCGTCTCCCCGGCCGCGAACGCGCCGCGGATCCAGCTGCTGGGCTCCGGCACGGCGATCCACTGGGCCCTGAAGGCGCAGCGGCTGCTCGCCGAGGAGTGGGGCGTGGCCGCCGACGTGTGGTCCGCCACCTCGTGGACCGAGCTGCGCCGCGACGCCATGGAGGCCGACGAGGCGCTGCTGCGGGGCGAGGAGCGGGTGCCGTTCGTCCAGCAGGCGCTGCAGGGCGCCGAGGGCCCGGTGCTGGCGGTCTCGGACTACATGCGCCAGGTCCCGGACCAGATCGCGCAGTGGGTCGAGCAGGACTACTCGTCGCTGGGCGCCGACGGCTTCGGTCTGTCGGACACCCGTGACGCCGCCCGCCGCCACTTCGGCGTGGACGCCGAGTCCATCGTCGTCGCGGCCCTGGCCCAGCTCGCCCGGCGCGGCGAGGTGCAGGCGGCGGCCGTGAAGGAAGCCCGCGAGAAGTACGGCCTGTAA
- a CDS encoding helix-turn-helix transcriptional regulator — protein MRAARLIKMVLLLQSRPSMTAAELASELEVSERTVTRDAQALSEAGVPVYADRGRIGGYRLIGGYRTRLTGLARGEAEALFLSGVPGALREMGLEDAASAARLKVSAALLPSLRDASRTAAQRFHLDAPNWFREPTTPELLPAVAEAVWDDRRITARYRRGEDLVERELEPYGLVLKAGVWYLCARVSGQGAFRVYRIDRFAAVGAGGERFERSADFDLPAFWGERAEEFARSLLRAEVVVRLSEEGVRRLPHVVDPRAAREALARAGVLEGAGAGAGAGEWVRVTLPVESEEVAHEQLSALGAEVEVLAPASLRERFAVGAARLAGLYGV, from the coding sequence ATGCGTGCCGCCCGGTTGATCAAGATGGTGCTGCTGCTGCAGTCCCGGCCCTCCATGACCGCCGCCGAGCTGGCGAGTGAGCTGGAGGTGTCGGAGCGTACGGTCACCCGGGACGCTCAAGCGCTGTCGGAGGCCGGGGTGCCGGTGTACGCGGACCGGGGACGGATCGGCGGCTACCGGCTGATCGGCGGCTACCGGACCCGGCTCACGGGGCTGGCGCGCGGCGAGGCGGAGGCGCTTTTCCTGTCCGGGGTGCCGGGGGCGCTGCGCGAGATGGGGCTGGAGGACGCCGCGTCGGCGGCCCGGCTGAAGGTGTCGGCGGCGCTGCTGCCGTCCCTGCGCGACGCGTCGCGCACGGCGGCCCAACGCTTCCACCTGGACGCCCCGAACTGGTTCCGCGAGCCGACGACGCCGGAGCTGCTGCCGGCCGTCGCGGAGGCGGTGTGGGACGACCGGCGGATCACCGCCCGCTACCGGCGCGGCGAGGACCTCGTGGAGCGGGAGCTGGAGCCGTACGGGCTGGTGCTCAAGGCGGGGGTCTGGTACCTGTGCGCGCGGGTTTCCGGGCAGGGGGCCTTCCGGGTGTACCGGATCGACCGGTTCGCGGCGGTGGGGGCGGGCGGGGAGCGCTTCGAGCGCTCGGCGGACTTCGATCTGCCGGCGTTCTGGGGGGAGCGGGCGGAGGAGTTCGCGCGGTCGCTGCTGCGGGCGGAGGTCGTGGTGCGGTTGTCGGAGGAGGGGGTGCGGCGGCTTCCGCATGTCGTGGATCCGCGGGCCGCGCGGGAGGCGCTGGCGCGGGCGGGGGTGCTGGAAGGTGCGGGTGCGGGTGCGGGTGCGGGTGAGTGGGTGAGGGTGACTCTGCCGGTGGAGTCGGAGGAGGTCGCCCACGAGCAGCTTTCGGCGCTGGGGGCGGAGGTGGAGGTGCTGGCGCCTGCGTCCCTGCGGGAGCGGTTCGCGGTGGGGGCCGCTCGGCTGGCGGGGTTGTACGGGGTGTGA
- a CDS encoding DUF4240 domain-containing protein, with protein MDEVEFWELVDAAREDAEGDPEEQADLLVERLVRLDPEAVLDFARHFESRYHRAYHWDLWGAAWVLLDGASDDAFDFFRCWLIGQGREVFEGAVHDPDALAELLDDFDEEIDGDAEDLGYAADEAYEQLTGTVAPDLDLPPAPAEPEGTPIDFENEALLADRYPRLWSRFRI; from the coding sequence ATGGACGAGGTGGAGTTCTGGGAGCTGGTCGACGCCGCGCGTGAGGATGCCGAGGGGGATCCGGAGGAGCAGGCCGATCTGCTGGTGGAGCGGCTGGTACGGCTGGACCCGGAGGCGGTCCTGGACTTCGCCCGTCACTTCGAGTCCCGCTACCACCGCGCCTACCACTGGGATCTGTGGGGCGCCGCCTGGGTGCTGCTGGACGGGGCGAGCGACGACGCCTTCGACTTCTTCCGCTGCTGGCTGATCGGCCAGGGCCGGGAGGTGTTCGAGGGCGCCGTGCACGACCCGGACGCCCTGGCCGAGCTGCTGGACGACTTCGACGAGGAGATCGACGGCGACGCCGAGGACCTCGGCTACGCGGCGGACGAGGCGTACGAGCAGCTCACCGGCACGGTGGCGCCCGACCTCGACCTGCCCCCGGCCCCGGCGGAGCCGGAGGGCACGCCGATCGACTTCGAGAACGAGGCGCTGCTCGCGGACCGCTATCCGCGGCTCTGGTCGCGGTTCCGGATCTGA
- a CDS encoding peptidoglycan recognition protein family protein, with protein MRALWRPRGAWRRRSPRIPGGPGVPRLPRAVTVPLGCVPGVAAAVALVLCAYGVEHAAENDTGSAARATPAHQAPRPAVVPRSAWIGDAARDQPPPRYDDEVVAVFVHHTDSPNGYDCADAPAIIRSLYEGQTDGRDWDDLGYNFVVDRCGTVYEGRAGGTDQPVTGAHTQGFNHRTTGIAALGTFTEGTEVPPRMLHAIAAVAAWKLGTSGTDPLADVRLVSSNGGSRYAAGSAATFPAIAGHSDGYMTDCPGAALKARLPQIRAEAARLQGRATGDTVPDATQTAVRNDDTRNEEQEP; from the coding sequence ATGCGTGCCCTCTGGAGACCGCGCGGAGCGTGGAGACGCCGCTCCCCCCGGATACCCGGGGGGCCGGGCGTCCCGCGCCTGCCACGGGCCGTCACGGTGCCGCTGGGCTGTGTGCCGGGCGTGGCCGCCGCCGTCGCCCTGGTGCTGTGCGCCTACGGCGTCGAGCACGCCGCGGAGAACGACACCGGCTCCGCCGCGCGGGCCACCCCCGCCCACCAGGCGCCCCGGCCGGCCGTCGTGCCCCGCTCCGCCTGGATCGGCGACGCCGCCCGCGACCAGCCGCCCCCGCGTTACGACGACGAGGTCGTCGCCGTCTTCGTCCACCACACCGACTCGCCCAACGGCTACGACTGCGCGGACGCGCCCGCCATCATCCGGTCCCTGTACGAGGGCCAGACCGACGGCCGCGACTGGGACGACCTCGGCTACAACTTCGTCGTCGACCGCTGCGGCACCGTCTACGAGGGCCGCGCGGGCGGCACCGACCAGCCCGTCACCGGCGCCCACACCCAGGGCTTCAACCACCGCACCACCGGGATCGCCGCCCTCGGCACCTTCACCGAGGGGACGGAGGTGCCGCCGAGGATGCTGCACGCGATCGCCGCCGTCGCCGCCTGGAAGCTCGGCACGTCGGGCACCGACCCGCTCGCCGACGTACGGCTGGTCTCCAGCAACGGCGGCAGCCGCTACGCGGCCGGCAGCGCCGCCACCTTCCCCGCGATCGCGGGCCACAGCGACGGCTACATGACCGACTGCCCAGGCGCCGCCCTCAAGGCCCGCCTCCCCCAGATCAGGGCCGAGGCGGCCCGCCTCCAGGGACGCGCCACCGGGGACACCGTGCCCGACGCCACCCAGACCGCAGTACGGAACGACGACACACGGAACGAAGAGCAGGAACCATGA